The following coding sequences lie in one Benincasa hispida cultivar B227 chromosome 6, ASM972705v1, whole genome shotgun sequence genomic window:
- the LOC120079803 gene encoding WAT1-related protein At3g28050-like encodes MAVSLMEGILPFPAMMAMECINVGLNTLFKAATAAGMSHHVFVVYSYSFAALLLLPSPFISRRSTRLPPLNYSVISKIALLGLIGSCSQIMGYTGINYSSPTLASAISNLVPAFTFILAIIFRMEKVVLKSNSSQAKVVGTIISISGAFVVTFYKGPRIILSSAPISLSLHHHPQLSSLDSNWVIGSLLLTAEYILVPLWYIVQTKIMKEYPEEATVVFFYNLTVAIIAAVVGAILETDPSAWILRQNTALASVLCSGLFGSCLNNTVHTWALRLKGPVFVAMFKPLSIVVAIVMGVLFLGDSLHLGSLIGASIISIGFYTVMWGKAKEEMGVDEEKEEGHSHNLNKESHEDQRVPLLGTYNTQRYNADHV; translated from the exons ATGGCGGTAAGCTTAATGGAAGGAATTCTTCCATTTCCGGCGATGATGGCGATGGAGTGTATCAACGTCGGTCTAAACACTCTTTTCAAAGCCGCCACCGCCGCCGGCATGAGCCACCACGTGTTCGTCGTTTATTCTTACTCTTTCGCCGCCCTTCTCCTCCTCCCTTCCCCGTTCATCTCTCGCCGATCTACTCGTCTTCCGCCGCTCAATTACTCTGTAATTTCAAAGATTGCTCTGCTTGGACTCATCGG TTCTTGTTCGCAGATTATGGGATACACAGGAATCAATTACAGTTCTCCAACGCTTGCTTCCGCCATCAGCAACCTTGTTCCTGCTTTCACTTTCATCCTTGCCATCATTTTCAG GATGGAGAAAGTGGTATTGAAGAGCAATAGCAGTCAAGCAAAAGTGGTGGGCACCATAATATCAATATCAGGGGCATTTGTGGTAACTTTTTACAAGGGTCCAAGAATCATATTATCTTCAGCACCCATTTCTCTTTCACTTCATCACCATCCACAACTGTCCTCTTTAGATTCTAATTGGGTCATTGGTAGCCTTCTCTTGACTGCTGAATATATCTTGGTTCCACTTTGGTACATTGTTCAG ACAAAAATAATGAAGGAATACCCAGAAGAGGCAACAGTGGTCTTCTTCTACAACTTAACTGTGGCCATTATAGCTGCAGTTGTAGGTGCGATTTTAGAGACAGATCCAAGTGCTTGGATTTTGAGGCAAAATACAGCATTGGCCTCTGTTTTATGCTCT GGACTTTTTGGATCATGTTTAAACAATACAGTTCATACATGGGCACTCCGCTTGAAAGGGCCGGTGTTCGTAGCAATGTTTAAGCCGCTGTCGATCGTCGTCGCAATCGTAATGGGTGTTCTGTTTCTTGGTGATTCTCTACATCTTGGAAG TCTTATTGGAGCATCCATAATATCCATAGGGTTTTATACTGTAATGTGGGGAAAAGCAAAAGAAGAAATGGGTGttgatgaagaaaaagaagaaggccatAGCCATAATCTTAACAAGGAATCACATGAAGATCAGAGAGTACCTCTTCTTGGAACCTACAACACACAAAGATACAATGCAGATCATGTATAA
- the LOC120080080 gene encoding uncharacterized protein LOC120080080 yields MSQGFAIELYFDPALENQVLKAWNVLARRQISTQLIEIESRPHITLFSTPFLEPTKVESIVKNFASKQEPLPLSLSSIGSLPSDSNILFLGPAPSISLLQFQSQLCDAMRKEGIEIGEEYRLGSWIPHCAVAQEVPKARMAEAFCVLRDLKLPVSGYAIDIGLVEFSPVRELFSFVLGNTVEA; encoded by the coding sequence ATGTCACAAGGGTTTGCGATCGAGCTCTATTTCGATCCGGCACTTGAAAATCAAGTTCTCAAGGCTTGGAATGTACTAGCTCGCCGTCAAATTAGTACCCAACTCATCGAAATTGAATCACGTCCTCACATTACCCTTTTCTCCACCCCTTTTCTCGAACCCACAAAAGTTGAATCCATTGTTAAAAATTTCGCTTCTAAACAAGAACCCTTGCCCTTGTCTTTATCGTCAATTGGCAGCCTTCCCAGTGACAGCAACATTCTCTTCCTCGGTCCAGCGCCTTCGATTTCACTTCTCCAATTCCAGTCCCAATTGTGCGACGCAATGAGGAAAGAAGGAATTGAAATCGGTGAGGAATATCGCCTTGGTTCGTGGATTCCCCATTGCGCTGTTGCTCAGGAGGTGCCCAAGGCTCGAATGGCTGAGGCATTTTGTGTTCTAAGGGATTTGAAGCTACCAGTTTCCGGGTATGCAATTGATATTGGGTTGGTGGAATTTTCCCCTGTTCGGGAGCTGTTCTCTTTTGTCCTTGGTAACACTGTCGAAGCTTGA